The following proteins are encoded in a genomic region of Neospora caninum Liverpool complete genome, chromosome XI:
- a CDS encoding Tetratricopeptide TPR_2 repeat protein, related, which yields MEQTTCRATRRGVVSDPGEPRPAERTSPSAIRSFGDFNENFERKTVSRAFPIPEKPAVRRRFPVPSGERRTPASSALRLAARARVKSFGVGGKRSLRQTVYGRGLFFSVIVAALLLSGLSTDVAEGGSASPTPDAPEPTQPSVDAMKMELMNGLTNRLSVRWRRDWTPLLDANGGEPLENRLALLNTVTAELNDVLNSMLSAFPTVAQKKSVEYFIAHTRDLFVFAFQRRLGITDSHSLTPVGPFASTANGDPDQLKDVDRWPPLESGTSPGQTNNGSGNASAEGAAGPPHAREKREKPENSAEGARAETPGELPSDAQGHQDGDRQANAEPQAPADGMQKTLHALEEEAQVLTTADHGLTNWAGTQSDNSVSEAQAMEADQVWQEMEQVLEKEQVQEAELNKQVEAVLQDESVHAVAKALRQAKEEALAEALEESSVETDAMQETDAIQETDATQETDATQETDAMEETNAMQKTDATQETVAMEETDAAQETDAMEKTGVAQETEPVQVEVGEAPGADLQLEAVARKEGEDDEDTYEEGTQDDGEEDGDEDEDDDDDMGDDEDGDDEEGEEEDE from the coding sequence ATGGAGCAGACGACGTGCCGGGCTACTCGACGAGGGGTAGTGTCGGATCCCGGCGAACCCCGGCCCGCTGAACGCACGTCGCCGTCTGCCATCCGCTCGTTCGGTGATTTCAACGAGAACTTTGAGCGAAAGACGGTTAGCAGAGCCTTTCCCATTCCCGAGAAGCCGGCGGTCCGCCGGCGTTTTCCCGTGCCCAGTGGTGAACGCCGGACCCCCGCGAGCTCGGCACTGCGACTGGCGGCCCGGGCGCGCGTCAAGTCGTTCGGAGTCGGAGGGAAACGATCCCTCCGCCAAACGGTTTACGGCCGcggccttttcttttctgtaATCGTggccgctcttcttctgtcaGGGCTGAGCACCGATGTCGCTGAGGGAGGGTCGGCGTCACCGACACCGGACGCGCCCGAGCCGACTCAGCCGTCAGTGGACGCGATGAAAATGGAATTAATGAACGGCCTGACCAATCGGCTGTCAGTACGGTGGAGACGCGACTGGACTCCTCTGTTGGATGCGAATGGGGGCGAACCACTCGAGAACCGTTTGGCGCTGCTGAATACAGTGACGGCGGAACTCAACGATGTACTGAACTCTATGCTCAGCGCCTTCCCGACAGTCGCACAGAAGAAGAGTGTGGAGTACTTCATTGCTCATACGAGGGatctctttgtctttgccTTCCAGAGACGGCTGGGTATCACAGATAGCCATTCTCTGACTCCGGTGGGACCGTTCGCGAGCACTGCGAACGGCGACCCCGACCAGCTGAAAGATGTTGACCGCTGGCCTCCGCTGGAGAGCGGAACCAGCCCGGGGCAAACAAACAACGGAAGTGGAAACGCCTCTGCCGAAGGAGCGGCTGGCCCGCCCCATGCccgggaaaagcgagaaaaaccagAGAACAGTGCTGAAGGGGCGAGGGCCGAGACACCCGGGGAACTCCCGAGCGACGCGCAAGGCCACCAAGACGGCGACAGGCAGGCGAATGCGGAACCACAGGCACCGGCGGATGGTATGCAGAAGACGCTGCACGCGCtggaggaggaggcgcaAGTGCTGACGACGGCCGACCACGGGCTGACGAACTGGGCGGGGACGCAGTCAGACAATTCGGTGAGCGAGGCGCAAGCGATGGAGGCAGATCAAGTGTGGCAGGAAATGGAACAGGTGTTGGAGAAGGAGCAAGTACAGGAGGCGGAACTGAACAAACAGGTGGAGGCAGTGTTGCAGGATGAGTCAGTGCACGCGGTGGCCAAAGCGCTACGGCAGGCAAAGgaggaggcgctggcggAGGCGCTAGAGGAAAGCAGTGTGGAGACAGATGCCatgcaggagacagatgCCATACAGGAGACAGATGccacgcaggagacagatgccacgcaggagacagatgcCATGGAGGAGACAAATGCCATGCAGAAGACAGATGCCACGCAGGAGACAGTTGCCatggaggagacagatgccgcgcaggagacagacgccatggagaagacaggggtagcgcaggagacagagcccgTGCAGGTGGAAGTGGGAGAGGCGCCAGGGGCGGATCTGCAGCTGGAGGCAGTTGCGCggaaggagggcgaagaTGACGAAGACACGtacgaagaaggaacgcaGGACGATGgtgaggaagacggagacgaagatgaagaTGACGACGATGACATGGGGGATgacgaagacggggacgacgaagaaggcgaagaggaggacgagtGA
- a CDS encoding putative RNA polymerase II subunit RPB11, protein MPKQSTMVNRLDAADVTELAPGLHKVEWIPDTRFPLCGTFVFHLEDYTIGYVLRNDLLNDARVKFVGLRQPHPLEPKIELRIQTVSNSPFTLVLESLRKRKAALSLLRARFKAAVGAAPVVQTADGVLFHSDEAKSLDPMGVSMVGGDVEGTRAALRAEASPVSSGDRSAFRRGDETRPVEGWRGSRVHLPHQVSGVPVGTDVWGISA, encoded by the exons ATGCCGAAACAGTCGACTATGGTCAACCGCCTCGACGCGGCGGATGTCACCGAGCTGGCCCCTGGCCTCCACAA ggTCGAGTGGATCCCCGATacgcgctttcctctctgcggcaCTTTCGTCTTCCATCTGGAGGACTACACCATTGGCTACGTTCTCCGCAA CGACCTCCTCAACGACGCTCGAGTGAAATTCGTCGGGTTGCGCCAGCCTCACCCTCTGGAGCCGAAGATCGAACTCCGTATTCAAACCGTCTCG AACAGTCCTTTCACGCTAGTTCTCGAGAGCTTGCGGaagcggaaggcggcgctcTCACTGCTTAGGGCACGATTCAAAGCCGCAGTCGGCGCGGCTCCAGTTGTCCAGACGGCCGACGGCGTTCTGTTCCACTCTgacgaggcgaagagtcTCGATCCAATGGGTGTCTCCATGGTGGGAGGCGATGTGGAGGGGACGCGGGCAGCGCTGCGGGCGGAGGCTTCTCCAGTCTCCTCCGGTGATCGTTCTGCGTtccggagaggcgacgaaacgcGGCCTGTCGAGGGGTGGAGAGGCTCACGCGTGCATCTGCCACATCAGGTGTCCGGTGTGCCCGTAGGTACGGATGTGTGGGGCATTTCTGCATAA